A single genomic interval of Cucumis sativus cultivar 9930 chromosome 5, Cucumber_9930_V3, whole genome shotgun sequence harbors:
- the LOC101216335 gene encoding loganic acid O-methyltransferase, with the protein MTKLLQDLCNKEAIFSKFSDSLPANGGNGTYSYSNNSCYQRLFANVEREKIDQEIKEKFEIVKLSSSSPSNTIVLADLGCAAGPNTFGTMQHIVKSMKETFQSLCPISVLPEFQVFFNDQVTNDFNTLFQSLPVERDYFAAGVAGSFHQRLFPRASVQFVHSSYAVHWLSRVPEEIRDERSPAWNKGHIHYLGAAEIVASAYAGQFAKDMGDFLRARAEEMVQGGIMVIITSGNPDGISASHLPSGLLYKVLASTLIDMSKEGLVSEAKVDSFNLPIYITCPSEMRQLIEDDGNFSIERMELTAPTTWLQGAIDTREWINHIRAAMEGIFTQHFGHNLTFIEQLFERVIQKLNHHYEEINSKLHEKVQLFVVLKRL; encoded by the exons ATGACTAAGTTATTGCAAGACTTATGCAATAAAGAAGCAATTTTTTCTAAGTTTTCTGATTCTCTTCCTGCGAATGGAGGCAATGGAACTTATAGCTACTCTAACAACTCATGTTATCAG AGATTATTTGCAAAtgttgaaagagaaaaaattgatcaagaaattaaagagaagTTTGAGATCGTAAagctctcttcttcttccccttcAAATACCATTGTTCTTGCTGATTTGGGCTGCGCGGCCGGACCCAACACCTTCGGGACAATGCAACATATCGTAAAATCTATGAAAGAGACGTTTCAATCGTTGTGCCCTATCTCGGTATTACCTGAATTTCAGGTGTTCTTCAATGATCAG GTGACCAACGACTTCAACACGCTATTTCAATCACTTCCGGTAGAGAGAGACTACTTTGCAGCAGGCGTGGCAGGGTCGTTTCACCAGCGATTGTTCCCGAGGGCGTCGGTGCAATTCGTGCATTCTTCATATGCAGTGCACTGGCTGTCAAGGGTGCCAGAAGAGATACGGGACGAGCGATCGCCTGCATGGAACAAGGGGCATATCCACTACCTAGGGGCCGCGGAGATTGTCGCTTCGGCTTATGCAGGTCAGTTTGCCAAGGATATGGGAGATTTTCTTAGGGCCAGGGCGGAGGAAATGGTGCAAGGAGGAATAATGGTGATTATTACATCAGGAAATCCTGATGGAATTTCAGCTTCTCACTTACCATCCGGTTTGCTCTATAAAGTTTTGGCCTCTACTCTCATTGATATGTCAAAAGAG GGATTAGTGAGTGAAGCTAAAGTGGATTCTTTCAATTTGCCCATATATATAACTTGTCCATCAGAAATGAGGCAATTGATAGAAGATGATGGGAATTTTAGCATTGAGAGAATGGAACTAACAGCTCCAACCACATGGCTTCAAGGAGCCATTGACACTAGAGAGTGGATCAACCATATAAGGGCTGCAATGGAAGGCATCTTCACCCAACACTTTGGCCATAATCTTACTTTCATTGAACAATTATTTGAAAGGGTCATCCAAAAACTTAATCATCACTATGAGGAAATCAACTCCAAGCTCCATGAAAAAGTTCAACTCTTTGTTGTTTTGAAAcgcctataa